The following are encoded together in the Syngnathus typhle isolate RoL2023-S1 ecotype Sweden linkage group LG5, RoL_Styp_1.0, whole genome shotgun sequence genome:
- the adamts13 gene encoding A disintegrin and metalloproteinase with thrombospondin motifs 13 isoform X2, with the protein MCSGRGARMVFLTLLCLLLLLSGFGTLMRYPSAEQFDYSSRQRDIVSHTLSPGVSVKGRPRRSTPMPDVTHLELLVVVGPDVQQVHKQDTERYILTNLNIASELLRDMTLGANMRVHLVRMIILSEPESEIQMSTNITSSLRSVCDWGSRLNPSNDTDPLHGDLLLYITRYDLVLPDGNKQVRGVTQLGGACSSEWSCVITEDTGFDLGITIAHEIAHSFGINHDGVGNTCSRSGFMMASDGGYNSVDLTWSSCSRHQLLTFFSKGNGECVKDLPALESSLQDWKPGLYYGVDDQCRIAFGSHAKSCSFTNPDMPMCRVLSCHTNPNDDSSCKRLLVPLLDGTQCGPNQWCLKGRCVSPDQISTSAVMHGSWSGWSGFSPCSRTCGGGVTYRTRQCNNPRPAFGGNDCMGKGIEAELCNQQPCENSQLDFMAEQCSKTDLDPLFLHPDQASFYTWIPAVGFSQGDEQCRYMCQSKGEAFIVSRGSQFADGTRCEADGQPPPGSIAACLQGKCLIFGCDGVLHSGKVRDVCGLCGGEGSSCTLTSDSYTGGQAKEYTTFLSVPLNATQVHIINRAPLFTHMAVLYGDQYIVSGMGGMALNMTYPSPLDDNWLEYRLHLTPDLLPDMEELLLPGPVQQQINIQVYRKYGKEYGEKTNPNISYQFYVPNDRSNMTEKKLEGLWIINTTPCSVSCGLGVQKHHYVCVDKETTNTHLEEHYCYESPSPLPLHTSCQLPACPPSWITGKFASCSTSCGSGERIRSVTCVQKHGTDAERVPDSECPADSAPNAVEKCHLQPCPARWHVSEAGDCSAVCGPGEVKRNISCVRQEDNEEVGVDDRFCSNQIRPPDSVPCVVDVCPIGWDVTIEDQPNLKSGLIPRSRQAPVFVWSPVVTQCSKTCGNGSMQVWFSCADHHTRWMVPDFHCDPSTKPPPKSENCHTIPCPPMWRSKIGICSTTCGGGVANTVLYCAQEIDGEEKVLDNSECSDFPKPTAVVSCNTQNCPARWRVQNMSPCSVSCNLGVAHRNVSCVQFVQGKESVVLDDRCHASVKPATTVPCLVQVCTFRWEAKPWSQCSVSCGYGIQSRTVSCMGPSQPEPLSPLLCMHMPKPITIQGCSKDICTDVPPTSIVTPAMHPAFEEDSHLSHTPYRITKQYRMGNLPLSLPWTVTMLQSTTTTGPSTKPNACGELLLEETGEYALFFDRLALVRKCEQAAGSSLTTRTNVLLVRQNLLTSGNGIVFTYSSQRNMKKSHRQNCDKQLFSSSGVFENPITSDTNHTCRVLINAPPSVKIRIQAVHIGLELNATNSQSSYIMIRDLDMLKTNVFKGSQLFQWHSSGNMAEVEFHGDYQHTEGSFRAEYSFVQRGTFSAS; encoded by the exons ATGTGCTCCGGAAGGGGAGCCAGAATGGTGTTCTTGACTCTGCTCTGTCTGCTGTTACTCCTATCTGGCTTCGGTACTCTAATGAGATATCCATCGGCCGAG CAGTTTGATTATTCGAGCAGACAAAGAGACATCGTTTCACATACTCTTTCTCCTGGTGTCTCAG TGAAAGGTCGACCTCGTCGGTCAACTCCGATGCCGGATGTCACACATTTGGAACTACTGGTAGTTGTTGGACCTGATGTCCAGCAGGTCCACAAGCAGGATACAGAACGCTACATACTCACCAACCTCAACATT GCCTCAGAACTGTTGAGAGACATGACTTTGGGCGCCAACATGAGGGTACACCTAGTTCGCATGATCATCCTGTCAGAACCAGAG TCGGAGATCCAAATGTCAACAAACATCACCTCTTCTCTCCGAAGCGTGTGCGACTGGGGCTCACGGTTAAACCCGTCGAACGACACAGACCCACTGCATGGTGATCTCCTCTTGTACATTACGAG GTATGACTTGGTGTTGCCTGATGGAAACAAGCAGGTCAGAGGAGTTACGCAGCTGGGAGGTGCTTGTTCCAGTGAGTGGAGCTGTGTGATCACAGAGGATACTGGATTTGACCTTGGGATCACCATTGCTCATGAGATTGCACACAG TTTTGGCATCAATCATGATGGCGTGGGGAATACATGCAGTAGGAGTGGCTTCATGATGGCCTCTGACGGGGGCTACAACAGTGTGGATCTTACCTGGTCATCCTGTAGTAGACATCAACTGCTCACTTTTTTCAG CAAAGGGAATGGTGAATGTGTAAAAGACCTACCAGCTCTTGAAAGCTCCCTACAGGACTGGAAGCCTGGCCTCTATTACGGGGTTGATGACCAGTGTCGAATAGCTTTTGGAAGTCATGCAAAAAGCTGCTCGTTTACCAACCCAGACATG CCAATGTGCAGGGTTCTATCTTGTCACACTAACCCAAATGATGACAGCTCTTGCAAACGTCTTCTAGTACCATTGCTAGATGGGACCCAATGTGGACCTAATCAA TGGTGTTTGAAGGGGCGCTGTGTGTCCCCAGATCAGATCAGCACCTCTGCAGTGATGCATGGCTCTTGGTCAGGCTGGTCTGGGTTCTCCCCCTGCTCACGAACGTGTGGCGGTGGAGTCACTTACCGCACACGCCAGTGCAACAACCCAAG acCTGCTTTTGGTGGAAATGATTGCATGGGGAAGGGTATTGAGGCTGAACTTTGCAACCAGCAG CCATGTGAAAATAGCCAGCTAGATTTCATGGCTGAGCAATGTTCCAAAACAGACCTTGATCCGCTTTTCCTTCATCCGGACCAGGCCTCCTTCTACACCTGGATCCCTGCAGTGGGCTTCTCACAAG GTGATGAGCAATGCAGATACATGTGCCAATCCAAGGGAGAAGCCTTCATTGTGAGCCGTGGATCTCAGTTTGCTGATGGGACACGATGCGAGGCTGATGGCCAACCACCTCCTGGTTCAATAGCCGCTTGTCTGCAAGGGAAATGTCTG ATCTTCGGCTGTGACGGTGTGTTACACTCTGGGAAAGTGAGAGACGTGTGTGGTTTGTGTGGTGGCGAGGGATCTTCCTGCACACTGACCTCTGACTCTTACACTGGAGGTCAGGCAAAAG AGTACACCACTTTCTTGTCTGTGCCATTAAATGCTACACAGGTTCATATCATAAACAGGGCACCTCTATTCACTCATATGG CTGTCTTATATGGAGACCAATATATTGTCTCTGGAATGGGTGGAATGGCTTTAAATATGACATATCCCTCCCCACTGGATGATAACTGGCTTGAGTACCGCCTCCATCTGACTCCTGACCTCTTGCCTGATATGGAAGAGCTACTGCTGCCTGGACCAGTACAACAGCAGATAAACATTCAG GTTTATCGCAAATATGGAAAAGAAtatggagagaaaacaaaccccAACATTAGCTATCAGTTCTACGTTCCAAATGATCGCAGCAACATGacggaaaaaaaacttgaaggaTTATGGATCATTAATACAACACCATGTTCTGTTTCCTGTGGATTAG GCGTGCAGAAGCATCACTATGTATGTGTCGATAAAGAAACTACTAATACACATCTAGAGGAACACTATTGTTATGAGTCTCCTTCACCTCTACCACTGCATACATCCTGTCAGCTTCCAGCCTGCCCACCAAG CTGGATCACGGGAAAGTTTGCATCCTGCAGCACTTCCTGCGGTAGTGGAGAGAGGATACGTTCTGTAACATGTGTTCAGAAACATGGCACTGATGCTGAGAGAGTTCCAGATTCGGAGTGCCCGGCTGATTCAGCTCCGAATGCTGTTGAAAAATGTCATCTTCAACCTTGTCCTGCCAG GTGGCATGTGTCAGAGGCAGGGGACTGCTCAGCAGTGTGCGGGCCAGGAGAAGTAAAAAGAAACATATCCTGTGTACGGCAAGAGGACAATGAAGAGGTTGGAGTTGATGACAGATTCTGCTCAAATCAAATAAGACCTCCTGATTCTGTGCCCTGTGTAGTGGACGTCTGTCCAATTGGTTGGGATGTAACGATAGag GATCAGCCTAATTTAAAGTCTGGCTTGATACCACGCTCCAGACAAGCTCCTGTGTTTGTGTGGAGTCCAGTTGTCACTCAGTGCTCCAAGACATGTGGCAATG GATCAATGCAAGTGTGGTTCTCCTGTGCGGACCATCACACCAGATGGATGGTACCTGATTTCCACTGTGACCCTTCAACCAAACCTCCTCCTAAATCCGAGAATTGTCATACAATCCCTTGCCCTCCTAT GTGGCGATCTAAGATCGGCATTTGCAGTACAACATGTGGCGGAGGGGTTGCCAACACAGTGCTGTACTGTGCTCAGGAAATCGACGGGGAGGAGAAGGTGTTGGACAATTCTGAGTGCAGTGACTTTCCAAAACCTACAGCAGTGGTGTCATGTAACACCCAAAACTGTCCGGCAAG gtgGAGGGTTCAGAATATGTCACCCTGCTCTGTGTCTTGTAACCTGGGTGTAGCTCACAGGAATGTCTCCTGTGTCCAGTTTGTTCAAGGCAAAGAAAGTGTGGTGCTGGATGACAGATGTCATGCATCAGTCAAACCTGCTACCACGGTGCCCTGCCTGGTTCAGGTGTGCACCTTTAGGTGGGAAGCAAAGCCATGGAGCCAG TGTTCAGTGTCCTGTGGCTATGGCATTCAGTCCAGGACAGTGTCATGCATGGGCCCGTCTCAGCCGGAACCCCTCAGCCCACTTTTATGCATGCACATGCCCAAGCCCATTACCATCCAGGGCTGCAGCAAGGATATCTGCACGGATGTGCCACCTACCTCAATAGTCACTCCAGCTATGCATCCTGCATTCGAGGAGGATTCTCACCTGTCTCATACTCCATATAGAATAACAAAACAGTACCGTATGGGCAATCTTCCTCTAAGTCTACCCTGGACAGTCACCATGTTGCAGTCCACCACAACCACTGGTCCTTCAACTAAACCCA ATGCCTGTGGAGAGCTGCTCCTAGAAGAAACAG GTGAATATGCTTTATTTTTTGACCGACTGGCACTTGTGAGGAAGTGCGAGCAGGCGGCTGGTAGCTCACTGACCACCAGAACCAACGTCCTTCTCGTGCGGCAGAATCTGCTCACTTCGGGGAATGGCATTGTGTTCACCTACAGCTCACAGAGAAACATGAAAAAGAGCCACCGTCAAA ATTGTGACAAGCAGCTGTTTTCCTCCAGCGGGGTATTTGAGAATCCAATAACTTCTGATACTAACCATACCTGTCGGGTGCTTATCAATGCCCCTCCCTCAGTGAAGATAAGAATCCAAGCAGTGCACATAGGATTGGAACTCAATGCCACAAATTCACAGTCTTCATACATTATG ATCCGGGACTTGGATATGCTGAAGACCAATGTATTTAAAGGCTCACAGCTGTTTCAATGGCACTCCTCTGGAAATATGGCCGAGGTTGAATTCCATGGAGATTACCAGCACACCGAGGGAAGCTTTAGAGCGGAATATTCCTTTGTACAACGAGGAACTTTTTCGGCTTCTTAA
- the adamts13 gene encoding A disintegrin and metalloproteinase with thrombospondin motifs 13 isoform X1 yields MCSGRGARMVFLTLLCLLLLLSGFGTLMRYPSAEQFDYSSRQRDIVSHTLSPGVSVKGRPRRSTPMPDVTHLELLVVVGPDVQQVHKQDTERYILTNLNIASELLRDMTLGANMRVHLVRMIILSEPESEIQMSTNITSSLRSVCDWGSRLNPSNDTDPLHGDLLLYITRYDLVLPDGNKQVRGVTQLGGACSSEWSCVITEDTGFDLGITIAHEIAHSFGINHDGVGNTCSRSGFMMASDGGYNSVDLTWSSCSRHQLLTFFSKGNGECVKDLPALESSLQDWKPGLYYGVDDQCRIAFGSHAKSCSFTNPDMPMCRVLSCHTNPNDDSSCKRLLVPLLDGTQCGPNQWCLKGRCVSPDQISTSAVMHGSWSGWSGFSPCSRTCGGGVTYRTRQCNNPRPAFGGNDCMGKGIEAELCNQQPCENSQLDFMAEQCSKTDLDPLFLHPDQASFYTWIPAVGFSQGDEQCRYMCQSKGEAFIVSRGSQFADGTRCEADGQPPPGSIAACLQGKCLIFGCDGVLHSGKVRDVCGLCGGEGSSCTLTSDSYTGGQAKEYTTFLSVPLNATQVHIINRAPLFTHMAVLYGDQYIVSGMGGMALNMTYPSPLDDNWLEYRLHLTPDLLPDMEELLLPGPVQQQINIQVYRKYGKEYGEKTNPNISYQFYVPNDRSNMTEKKLEGLWIINTTPCSVSCGLGVQKHHYVCVDKETTNTHLEEHYCYESPSPLPLHTSCQLPACPPSWITGKFASCSTSCGSGERIRSVTCVQKHGTDAERVPDSECPADSAPNAVEKCHLQPCPARWHVSEAGDCSAVCGPGEVKRNISCVRQEDNEEVGVDDRFCSNQIRPPDSVPCVVDVCPIGWDVTIEDQPNLKSGLIPRSRQAPVFVWSPVVTQCSKTCGNGSMQVWFSCADHHTRWMVPDFHCDPSTKPPPKSENCHTIPCPPMWRSKIGICSTTCGGGVANTVLYCAQEIDGEEKVLDNSECSDFPKPTAVVSCNTQNCPARWRVQNMSPCSVSCNLGVAHRNVSCVQFVQGKESVVLDDRCHASVKPATTVPCLVQVCTFRWEAKPWSQCSVSCGYGIQSRTVSCMGPSQPEPLSPLLCMHMPKPITIQGCSKDICTDVPPTSIVTPAMHPAFEEDSHLSHTPYRITKQYRMGNLPLSLPWTVTMLQSTTTTGPSTKPNACGELLLEETGRVDLRNIIGPCMVAIGRPLDEVIHIKVESSSLNCRKSEYALFFDRLALVRKCEQAAGSSLTTRTNVLLVRQNLLTSGNGIVFTYSSQRNMKKSHRQNCDKQLFSSSGVFENPITSDTNHTCRVLINAPPSVKIRIQAVHIGLELNATNSQSSYIMIRDLDMLKTNVFKGSQLFQWHSSGNMAEVEFHGDYQHTEGSFRAEYSFVQRGTFSAS; encoded by the exons ATGTGCTCCGGAAGGGGAGCCAGAATGGTGTTCTTGACTCTGCTCTGTCTGCTGTTACTCCTATCTGGCTTCGGTACTCTAATGAGATATCCATCGGCCGAG CAGTTTGATTATTCGAGCAGACAAAGAGACATCGTTTCACATACTCTTTCTCCTGGTGTCTCAG TGAAAGGTCGACCTCGTCGGTCAACTCCGATGCCGGATGTCACACATTTGGAACTACTGGTAGTTGTTGGACCTGATGTCCAGCAGGTCCACAAGCAGGATACAGAACGCTACATACTCACCAACCTCAACATT GCCTCAGAACTGTTGAGAGACATGACTTTGGGCGCCAACATGAGGGTACACCTAGTTCGCATGATCATCCTGTCAGAACCAGAG TCGGAGATCCAAATGTCAACAAACATCACCTCTTCTCTCCGAAGCGTGTGCGACTGGGGCTCACGGTTAAACCCGTCGAACGACACAGACCCACTGCATGGTGATCTCCTCTTGTACATTACGAG GTATGACTTGGTGTTGCCTGATGGAAACAAGCAGGTCAGAGGAGTTACGCAGCTGGGAGGTGCTTGTTCCAGTGAGTGGAGCTGTGTGATCACAGAGGATACTGGATTTGACCTTGGGATCACCATTGCTCATGAGATTGCACACAG TTTTGGCATCAATCATGATGGCGTGGGGAATACATGCAGTAGGAGTGGCTTCATGATGGCCTCTGACGGGGGCTACAACAGTGTGGATCTTACCTGGTCATCCTGTAGTAGACATCAACTGCTCACTTTTTTCAG CAAAGGGAATGGTGAATGTGTAAAAGACCTACCAGCTCTTGAAAGCTCCCTACAGGACTGGAAGCCTGGCCTCTATTACGGGGTTGATGACCAGTGTCGAATAGCTTTTGGAAGTCATGCAAAAAGCTGCTCGTTTACCAACCCAGACATG CCAATGTGCAGGGTTCTATCTTGTCACACTAACCCAAATGATGACAGCTCTTGCAAACGTCTTCTAGTACCATTGCTAGATGGGACCCAATGTGGACCTAATCAA TGGTGTTTGAAGGGGCGCTGTGTGTCCCCAGATCAGATCAGCACCTCTGCAGTGATGCATGGCTCTTGGTCAGGCTGGTCTGGGTTCTCCCCCTGCTCACGAACGTGTGGCGGTGGAGTCACTTACCGCACACGCCAGTGCAACAACCCAAG acCTGCTTTTGGTGGAAATGATTGCATGGGGAAGGGTATTGAGGCTGAACTTTGCAACCAGCAG CCATGTGAAAATAGCCAGCTAGATTTCATGGCTGAGCAATGTTCCAAAACAGACCTTGATCCGCTTTTCCTTCATCCGGACCAGGCCTCCTTCTACACCTGGATCCCTGCAGTGGGCTTCTCACAAG GTGATGAGCAATGCAGATACATGTGCCAATCCAAGGGAGAAGCCTTCATTGTGAGCCGTGGATCTCAGTTTGCTGATGGGACACGATGCGAGGCTGATGGCCAACCACCTCCTGGTTCAATAGCCGCTTGTCTGCAAGGGAAATGTCTG ATCTTCGGCTGTGACGGTGTGTTACACTCTGGGAAAGTGAGAGACGTGTGTGGTTTGTGTGGTGGCGAGGGATCTTCCTGCACACTGACCTCTGACTCTTACACTGGAGGTCAGGCAAAAG AGTACACCACTTTCTTGTCTGTGCCATTAAATGCTACACAGGTTCATATCATAAACAGGGCACCTCTATTCACTCATATGG CTGTCTTATATGGAGACCAATATATTGTCTCTGGAATGGGTGGAATGGCTTTAAATATGACATATCCCTCCCCACTGGATGATAACTGGCTTGAGTACCGCCTCCATCTGACTCCTGACCTCTTGCCTGATATGGAAGAGCTACTGCTGCCTGGACCAGTACAACAGCAGATAAACATTCAG GTTTATCGCAAATATGGAAAAGAAtatggagagaaaacaaaccccAACATTAGCTATCAGTTCTACGTTCCAAATGATCGCAGCAACATGacggaaaaaaaacttgaaggaTTATGGATCATTAATACAACACCATGTTCTGTTTCCTGTGGATTAG GCGTGCAGAAGCATCACTATGTATGTGTCGATAAAGAAACTACTAATACACATCTAGAGGAACACTATTGTTATGAGTCTCCTTCACCTCTACCACTGCATACATCCTGTCAGCTTCCAGCCTGCCCACCAAG CTGGATCACGGGAAAGTTTGCATCCTGCAGCACTTCCTGCGGTAGTGGAGAGAGGATACGTTCTGTAACATGTGTTCAGAAACATGGCACTGATGCTGAGAGAGTTCCAGATTCGGAGTGCCCGGCTGATTCAGCTCCGAATGCTGTTGAAAAATGTCATCTTCAACCTTGTCCTGCCAG GTGGCATGTGTCAGAGGCAGGGGACTGCTCAGCAGTGTGCGGGCCAGGAGAAGTAAAAAGAAACATATCCTGTGTACGGCAAGAGGACAATGAAGAGGTTGGAGTTGATGACAGATTCTGCTCAAATCAAATAAGACCTCCTGATTCTGTGCCCTGTGTAGTGGACGTCTGTCCAATTGGTTGGGATGTAACGATAGag GATCAGCCTAATTTAAAGTCTGGCTTGATACCACGCTCCAGACAAGCTCCTGTGTTTGTGTGGAGTCCAGTTGTCACTCAGTGCTCCAAGACATGTGGCAATG GATCAATGCAAGTGTGGTTCTCCTGTGCGGACCATCACACCAGATGGATGGTACCTGATTTCCACTGTGACCCTTCAACCAAACCTCCTCCTAAATCCGAGAATTGTCATACAATCCCTTGCCCTCCTAT GTGGCGATCTAAGATCGGCATTTGCAGTACAACATGTGGCGGAGGGGTTGCCAACACAGTGCTGTACTGTGCTCAGGAAATCGACGGGGAGGAGAAGGTGTTGGACAATTCTGAGTGCAGTGACTTTCCAAAACCTACAGCAGTGGTGTCATGTAACACCCAAAACTGTCCGGCAAG gtgGAGGGTTCAGAATATGTCACCCTGCTCTGTGTCTTGTAACCTGGGTGTAGCTCACAGGAATGTCTCCTGTGTCCAGTTTGTTCAAGGCAAAGAAAGTGTGGTGCTGGATGACAGATGTCATGCATCAGTCAAACCTGCTACCACGGTGCCCTGCCTGGTTCAGGTGTGCACCTTTAGGTGGGAAGCAAAGCCATGGAGCCAG TGTTCAGTGTCCTGTGGCTATGGCATTCAGTCCAGGACAGTGTCATGCATGGGCCCGTCTCAGCCGGAACCCCTCAGCCCACTTTTATGCATGCACATGCCCAAGCCCATTACCATCCAGGGCTGCAGCAAGGATATCTGCACGGATGTGCCACCTACCTCAATAGTCACTCCAGCTATGCATCCTGCATTCGAGGAGGATTCTCACCTGTCTCATACTCCATATAGAATAACAAAACAGTACCGTATGGGCAATCTTCCTCTAAGTCTACCCTGGACAGTCACCATGTTGCAGTCCACCACAACCACTGGTCCTTCAACTAAACCCA ATGCCTGTGGAGAGCTGCTCCTAGAAGAAACAGGTAGAGTTGACCTGCGTAATATTATTGGTCCCTGCATGGTGGCCATTGGCCGACCGCTGGATGAGGTCATTCACATCAAAGTCGAGTCAAGTTCCTTAAATTGCAGAAAGA GTGAATATGCTTTATTTTTTGACCGACTGGCACTTGTGAGGAAGTGCGAGCAGGCGGCTGGTAGCTCACTGACCACCAGAACCAACGTCCTTCTCGTGCGGCAGAATCTGCTCACTTCGGGGAATGGCATTGTGTTCACCTACAGCTCACAGAGAAACATGAAAAAGAGCCACCGTCAAA ATTGTGACAAGCAGCTGTTTTCCTCCAGCGGGGTATTTGAGAATCCAATAACTTCTGATACTAACCATACCTGTCGGGTGCTTATCAATGCCCCTCCCTCAGTGAAGATAAGAATCCAAGCAGTGCACATAGGATTGGAACTCAATGCCACAAATTCACAGTCTTCATACATTATG ATCCGGGACTTGGATATGCTGAAGACCAATGTATTTAAAGGCTCACAGCTGTTTCAATGGCACTCCTCTGGAAATATGGCCGAGGTTGAATTCCATGGAGATTACCAGCACACCGAGGGAAGCTTTAGAGCGGAATATTCCTTTGTACAACGAGGAACTTTTTCGGCTTCTTAA